In Miscanthus floridulus cultivar M001 chromosome 8, ASM1932011v1, whole genome shotgun sequence, the sequence cttcaagtcacttcaaacactttgtccaatatagatttgatcctccacaccaatatgaccatcgtagcttgattagtacctcaactaaatgcaagtacttccttctccaccctagctaggttcttcggacGCTAAgacgtcgcttgcccttcacccttgcttagtacctcgaagcctttccttgctatcttcaccatttcaagccatcaagtcacatcttatgttgaatcaaccattcatttgtattgttatcttttatatttcaatttagcaagcttcaaatatgagaccattccatatgcaatccctcatgtctcattaattaattcttacgagcttgctttcacatagaacatggaaatagCGTAATAAATAAGCattttgcatgaattccatttgcattgttgtcttatgcttgaactagattgttttatacaacaacacatcattttggctttcattaagtgcctgtgagatatcctattacctgtccacacttagtaaGCGGGTTaaacctttaatcacgttgtcattcaaccatccaaaaccctctaaagggctagatgcactttcactccTCTCCCCtcgtggctgagcttgccccaaTGTTCCACAAGGCGCTCGCCTAGGTGCGCTTATGCACTAGGTGGAGGGGCACCACCTTGCCTAAGGGGGTAGATGGAGAATAGGCGGCGTGCCCCAGATCCAGGGCCGCGCTGCTTGAGGGAGGCACGACAGGTGGTGACGGAGGCGGCAAGCGCGCCTGGAGGAGGCTAGCGACAGGCACGGCCAGGAGGAAGGCACGCTATGGGCGCAACTAGACTACTAGAGGCAGTGGGTGAATGGTGGGAGGATCGGAGGGTGGGCAGAGGCGATGGGCACGAGGTTGCATAGACGACGGTCCTCGCCTGAAGGATATAGAGGCAGCACCTGCAGGTGAGGAGCGTGGACGAGAGGAGGCAGGTACGGGCGCAAGCAGAGTAGTGTGGGAGGTGGATGGCTAAGGTTAGATGAAGAGTTGACTTAGGTCAGGAAGGATAAGGTGTAGTAGGTATGGTGGACTGGCCCTTTTTTAGCATTTCTATACAACTTTAAGTCCATATCGCAAAAAAAACACTTGTTTTTTTATTTAAGATAATAACTAGATATATATTCGTGTGTTGCACGGAGGTCACTTATTTATCTAGTCTATGGGGGTGCACGTGGCTTGCAGTTTAGACGAACATAATAAGAAATCTACAAATCAGTTACATTGAAAATATGAAGTCCGTCATTATCTAAATAGCACCTTATTTTTAGGTGTGATCAGTAACATTGCACGCCAGCTTCATTCAAAATTTCAGAAACAATAGAGGGTGGAGAGATAGGGTACCTTTATTGCTCTGCCGTCCACCACCATCCTTTATCCTTCCACTACGCCACGGGCTGGCCTCCCTCACGTAATCctatctctttctctctctattctCTTCCTCTCTAACTCGACAGGTGgataaaatttaaaaaaactCCCCGGATGCAGCGTGGGAGCGGCACGGCGCAGCTCACCGCCTCGCCGGCACGACTGCGAGCTAGCCCAGAGGTCTAGCACTGGTGGCTAACGATAACTCTCCATATTTTTTAGATGTTTATTAATTTTATTAATTAACTTGCCTTTTTTTAATGTTCTAGGCTCATTTGCAATTATCCGGCACAATCTTGATTGGAACCTGAAGGAAGGAAAGAGAGAAAACTCTATCGGATAGATATTCTTCCATATTGGCTCTATATATATAGTAATAAAATATGGTACGAGGTAAATAATCAGTACACAAGTTGTGATGCATGGACGTGTCATGCATAACACGTCAAGGTACTCAATTTTAACTTGCCAACCGGTCTAAGCGCATCGTGAACTCTCCCCCAAAAACTTGGCTATCAATGCGAGCATGAAAATTGAAGTCCGAGTTCGGCACGTATGTGTACGCCTCACGTACATGCAAAAGTCCATGTACAAAACGATCATGCTTCGGGGCTTGCGCACACAGGAAGCCGGGCGGGCGCCCACACGAAAGCCTGTGGACGAAACCACCTCGGGTTTTTTAGtggtatataataataataatagataATAGAATAGATATATATAGATGAGTAAAATACatcagaggtccattaacttttggtgaagtgtcatctaggtgcatcaactttgaaactgtatttttgggtccattaactttcgttttgtgtcatctaggtccatcagctTTGACTATTGCATTTTttgtccataaacttttaaaatcgTTCACTGCAAgtccacgcatgcatgcacgcataTCGGCTTTTTGCGTCGGTGGAGCCATGCCTGcactcgccgccgtcgctcgtctGCCGGGCATGCATGTGTGTTTTCCTGCTCGAATCATGACAGGGTTAGTGCATTTCGACCCGGCTAACCGGCTAAGCGGCTCTGTGGTGTCGCGccaccctgctgctgctcctgtcgCTGGCTCTCCGCAGCGCGGCGTACCTGCAGGAGCGGAAGAACTTCATCGTCCATGCGCAGCTCCATCGCCTCAGCGCCACCGTCGTCGCAAGCAGGTGGCGCTCGCAAGCCAACGCCCGCTGCAGTGCTGCCATTGAAGGCGAGTTGCTGTGCTCGCCGGCCAACCCCCCCTCCTCTGGCCTATAAAAGGCGACGCCGAGGTGCTGTCCTCCACCACCCAGCAGCACGCTCAGCTTACTCGCTCGCCTGCTCTCGCTTCGCTTTGCCACGCGTATACCGTATACGGCCGTATGCATGAGCCAGGCTTGACCGTTGTCGCAGGACGAGGTGAGCAGCTCATGAGCATCCCCTCACTCTTCCCTCCCTCCCTGTGGTCTTCGCCCTGTTTCCCTTCGTCCAACCCGAGCTGCCCACGAGCTCCACGAGCTCAGCCATGGCGTCGTCCATGCATGAAGCAAGAAGAGCACTCGTGACCCTTGCTAgcttctctctctcccttcccATGCATGTGTGTATGACGCGTGGGTCCTAAGCAATAACTCACGTCTGATCGCCGAATTGATCGCGGCCAGTGACCAGTCTGGGTGCAGGCTCTTGAGGAGTGCCGCGATGCCGCTCAGGTACGGCGTCGACATGGCGAGCTCTGGCTGAGCGCCTGAGCGCAGCTGAGCCGCAGCCGCTACATGCTCTGCGGCTTGCTATTAGCTTGATGATGTCGTCACGACGTTGTGCGTATGTCATATACTTTCTTTTCCTCTTGAAAATAAAACCAAAAATACATGGATACCTTTACTCATCCTCGTCACCACGGCCAAGAAGACGAAAGCAGGAAGCGGAGCGCTTGCTAGTGGAGAAGAAGCGGATGACGAGTGCCAAGCGCGTGCGCATCGCTACCTGGTGGCTCCGTGGCTACGCCGGTGGCTCTGGGCTCTCCGGCACGCCGTGCTGGACGGGGACGAGGCGCTAGCGTGCTGCGGCTCTTCAGGTCCAGACAACAACACGCGGTGCAGAAGGAGGCAACAAGCAGGCAGTAGCAGGCCGCCGACGCCGGGAAACCCACGGACAGGTGGTGGCGATGGTGACGCCGGCTGGCACCGCGCGAGCGCCCACATGAGTGGCTGCAGCCCCGCGGTTGCCAGTACGGTGTGGGCGGCGTCCGGGCAAGGCGCCGCGGCTTCTCGGTAGCACAACGCGCCTGCGCAGGTGGGCAGGCAGGCAATGTGCACGGCCTCGGCGACGGAGCACTGGAAGACCAGAGGCCGAAGCGAACACCGGAGGCAGGTCCATGCAGTGGCTACTGTACGCGCGCAAAGACCGGAGGCCGAAGCCGACGTGCATGCATCGCGAGCTCCACGATGAGACCTGACGCGCGTGGCGGCGCTGCGGCCACGGCCGGCCTCTGGGGTGGCTGCGCTAGCGCTGAGACCCGAGCTGGAGGCGGCCGTGATCCGTGTGACCAGCCACGACACGACGAGCGGTCCGTGGACTACGGGAGCGATCATGCCCACGCCGCCGTACGCCGCCATGGTCTGGCCGGCCTCGATGTGGCCGCTCAAGCCCCTGCTCTCGCAGAGCACCACCTTGCCGGTCACCTCGGCGCCGCGCAGCACGCTGCAGTCGCGGCTGGCGTCGAAGCCGTCCGTGCCGGGGTACACCAGTGGTTGCAGGTCCACGACGGAGTTGTTCCTGGGCTAGAACAGGGACTCTCCGTGGAACTCCTCGCCGTTGCCGAGCTTCACATTGGTCCGTATCGTGCGGTCCATGGTGCCCGCGGCAACAGTGAGCATCCACGGCGCGCCGTTGCCGACCGTGCCGGGGTCCGGCCCCGTGTTGCCCGCGGCGCAGCTGACGAAGATGCCGCGCTCCATGGCCTTGAACGCGGCGATGGCGATGGAGTCGTAGTTGAACTGCATGCCCGAGTAGGCGCCGATGGAGAAGGACAGCACGTCGACGCCGTCCTTGATGGCGGCGTCCAGCCCGGCGATGATGTCCATGATGGAGCAGCGGCTGTGTGTGGATGAAGTTCTTCCGCTCCTGCAGGTACGCCGCGCCGTGGAGAGCCAAcgacaggagcagcagcagggtggCGTGACACCACAGGGCCACTTAGCCGGTTAGCCGGGCCGAAATGCACTAACCCTGTCATGATTCGAGCAGGAAAACACACATGCATGCCCGACAGACGAGCTGACGGCGGCGAGAGCAGGCATGGCTCCACCGACGCAAAAAGCCaacgtgcgtgcatgcatgcgtggacctgtagtgaaccattttaaaagttcatggaccaaAAATGCAAGAGTCAAAGCTGATGGACTTAGATGACACAAAACGAAAGTTAATAGACCTaaaaatgcagtttcaaagttgatggacctagatgacacttcaccgaaagttaatggacctccggtgtaTTTTACTCTATATAGATGCATAGGACACTAGACATGTGAGGGCGCGCGCTCTTGGCAGTAGGTGCATTTTTTCTAACCTTGCTCGACCCTTGGCCCGCCGCCTTGGACTCGTCTCGCCCGTGGCCGATCTCCTCCATCCGCTTGCCGCGCCGCAACCCGAAGAGGAGACTGAGCTCGGTCGAGCACCACCTAGGGGCCAGTGTCCTCGCGACCATCTCCGACACGGCGTCCACCCTCTGCAGCCTCGGTGTCCCTGCAACCGTCGCTGCTGTCCTACTTCGCCACTCACCActttggccggcgacgagcaccaccaGGACACTAGGTATTCCCTCCCCTTGGTCCTCCCTTCCTGCTGTGTGAAGCCGTGCGCCCAAACCTTAACGTAATTCATAGGTAAAACCATGCGCCCAAACCCTAACATACTATTCGTAATCGGATCTGAATCTAATTACAGGTGTATATgcatgtattatgcctactaacttcgattgctttgcaaaaattattgggtgtacatgtgtacacccatgtcctttactgGGTCCGCCACTGCCAGTGGGAAGCCCGCAATGCCTAGCTTAGGGGGCCAGGGTGAGGAAGAGCATGGGGAGAAGGGCAATGAGGACAACTCTGGGGAGAGCGAGGTGATCAACCCGCCAGAAGAGGCTGGCGGGGAGGCCACCTCGCCTATGGAAGGCAGGAAGCCTCGCCTTTCCAAGGTGAGCTCTTGATGGCGATGTCTTGTAATGCTTTTGTGGCTATCTTCTTCATCTACAGTTGTGCTGATTGCCATTTCGTTCATTATGTAACTTTTAGGGGAATCAAAGCCATGGACCTAAGGCT encodes:
- the LOC136468703 gene encoding subtilisin-like protease 4, translated to MDIIAGLDAAIKDGVDVLSFSIGAYSGMQFNYDSIAIAAFKAMERGIFVSCAAGNTGPDPGTVGNGAPWMLTVAAGTMDRTIRTNVKLGNGEEFHGESLF